Proteins co-encoded in one Kutzneria chonburiensis genomic window:
- a CDS encoding APC family permease codes for MATRTPLRERGLARPRLGVAQILFFVVAASGPLYAIAGGVTATYAVTGVVGVPLSFVLLAPVLALFAVGYAAMSRYITGAGAFYPYVVNGLGRPAGVAISFVALVAYNGIQISVYGLFGWSLSSWINPLLGLDTPWWLWGLAIAVVIGTLGVLRVDINAKVLGVVLLLECAVIVVTDLALLGSPDGGGAPSLVPLAPSSLFTTGVGAVFAFSVAVFTGFEGAASYSEEVRDPRRTVARATYLAVALTAVLYTLSALAMADAAGPANVVGAAQAQGPGLLFGLNAQRLGSAFSDVSYVLFLTSQFASLLSFHNAIARYFFALGREGVLPEALARTNRRTGAPAAGSLLQTALGLIVVAVFAILGRDPFTELFSWLGTMASTGVVFVLAAVSVSVIGFFRKREHDEPAWRHTIAPALAAVALLVILVLILWNYDVLLGTAGDSPLRWILPGILLLAAVIGLVRGSVLRSRKPEVYAGIGKAQ; via the coding sequence GTGGCCACTCGTACGCCGCTGCGTGAACGCGGCCTCGCCCGACCTCGTCTCGGTGTCGCACAAATTCTCTTCTTCGTCGTGGCCGCGTCCGGCCCGCTGTACGCGATCGCCGGCGGCGTCACCGCGACCTATGCGGTCACCGGTGTCGTCGGCGTGCCACTGTCCTTCGTGCTGCTGGCGCCGGTGCTCGCACTGTTCGCCGTCGGGTATGCCGCAATGAGCCGGTACATCACCGGCGCCGGAGCGTTCTATCCGTACGTGGTGAACGGGCTCGGCCGGCCGGCGGGCGTGGCGATCTCGTTCGTGGCTCTCGTCGCCTACAACGGGATCCAGATCAGTGTGTACGGCCTGTTCGGCTGGTCGCTGTCGAGCTGGATCAACCCGCTGCTCGGGCTGGACACGCCGTGGTGGCTGTGGGGGCTCGCGATCGCCGTGGTCATCGGCACGCTGGGCGTGCTGCGGGTGGACATCAACGCCAAGGTGCTCGGCGTCGTGCTGCTCCTGGAGTGCGCGGTCATCGTCGTGACCGACCTCGCGCTGCTGGGTTCGCCCGACGGCGGCGGCGCCCCGTCACTGGTGCCGCTCGCGCCGAGCAGTCTGTTCACCACGGGCGTCGGCGCCGTGTTCGCTTTCTCCGTCGCCGTCTTCACCGGCTTCGAGGGCGCGGCGTCGTACAGCGAGGAGGTGCGGGATCCGCGGCGGACCGTCGCCCGCGCGACGTACCTAGCGGTGGCGCTGACCGCCGTCCTGTACACGCTTTCGGCGCTGGCCATGGCCGACGCCGCCGGGCCGGCCAACGTCGTCGGCGCTGCGCAGGCCCAGGGGCCCGGTCTGTTGTTCGGGCTGAATGCGCAGCGGCTCGGCAGCGCGTTCTCCGACGTCTCCTATGTCCTTTTCCTCACCAGTCAATTCGCTTCACTGCTGAGCTTCCACAACGCGATCGCCCGCTACTTCTTCGCGTTGGGACGGGAAGGCGTGCTGCCGGAGGCGTTGGCCCGTACCAATCGCCGCACCGGCGCGCCCGCCGCCGGTTCTCTGCTGCAAACCGCCCTCGGCCTGATCGTGGTGGCCGTGTTCGCGATCCTCGGCCGGGACCCGTTCACCGAATTGTTCAGCTGGCTCGGCACCATGGCCTCGACCGGCGTGGTCTTTGTGCTGGCGGCGGTTTCCGTGTCGGTCATCGGCTTCTTCCGCAAGCGTGAGCACGACGAGCCCGCGTGGCGGCACACCATCGCGCCGGCACTGGCCGCCGTGGCGCTGCTCGTGATTCTCGTGCTCATTCTGTGGAACTACGACGTGCTGCTCGGCACCGCCGGCGATTCGCCGCTGCGCTGGATCCTGCCCGGGATCCTGTTGCTGGCCGCGGTGATCGGCCTCGTGCGCGGTTCCGTGCTGCGCAGCCGCAAGCCCGAGGTGTACGCCGGTATCGGAAAGGCCCAGTGA
- a CDS encoding GNAT family N-acetyltransferase, translating to MYDVVRPASRSEVDTVARILGEAFQNDPVNTWVFPGDEHRRSVHPVFFRAFTEAAFADGEVYLAHDHSAASLWFRTDGGESPEEFLKRFAVLDEEDFERLALITELLGTHMNPAPHLHWQFCGILPAAQRKGLGSAIAQQHFRRLDAEGIPCAGEASTADSARLWRRHGFVDAGEPFGPPGGPQFYPIWREPQG from the coding sequence ATGTACGACGTCGTCCGCCCCGCTTCGCGGTCCGAAGTGGACACCGTGGCCCGCATCCTCGGCGAGGCGTTCCAGAACGATCCCGTGAACACGTGGGTGTTTCCCGGCGATGAGCACCGGCGATCCGTGCACCCGGTGTTCTTCCGCGCCTTCACCGAAGCCGCCTTTGCCGACGGCGAGGTGTACCTCGCCCACGACCACTCCGCTGCTTCGCTGTGGTTCCGCACCGATGGTGGCGAGAGTCCCGAGGAGTTCCTGAAGCGGTTCGCGGTCCTGGACGAAGAGGACTTCGAACGCCTCGCGCTGATCACCGAGCTGCTGGGCACGCACATGAACCCCGCGCCGCACCTGCACTGGCAGTTCTGCGGCATTCTGCCGGCGGCCCAACGGAAAGGTCTTGGCAGCGCGATCGCCCAGCAGCACTTCCGCCGTCTCGACGCCGAGGGCATCCCCTGCGCCGGCGAAGCCAGCACCGCCGACAGCGCGCGGCTGTGGCGGCGGCACGGCTTCGTCGACGCCGGGGAGCCGTTCGGGCCGCCCGGTGGGCCGCAGTTCTACCCGATCTGGCGGGAACCCCAGGGTTAA
- a CDS encoding LLM class flavin-dependent oxidoreductase: MRIGLHVNSAGRTLDELVAEAAAAKVDAVYVNETVGWDPVLLAGLIGARVPNVQVGTAVTLTYPRHPQALASAALSVQAATDNRFVLGVGPGHKVGIEPRFGISYDKPAAHVRDYLTQLRPMLDDTTGLPGVTRPKLLLSALGPVMLGIADDLADGTLLVWTSAEGVAELVAPRLHDKEIALTALVGVTDDPDAVRAQLAAQFQAGNLPNYQRHLARQGLSSVAETAILGDEKAVAQELRRFADVGVTELVASVVGDRERTLATLS; this comes from the coding sequence ATGCGCATCGGACTGCACGTGAACAGCGCGGGCCGGACGTTGGACGAGCTGGTGGCCGAGGCGGCGGCAGCGAAGGTCGACGCGGTCTACGTGAACGAGACAGTGGGCTGGGACCCGGTTCTGCTGGCCGGCCTGATCGGGGCGAGGGTGCCGAACGTCCAGGTCGGCACGGCGGTGACACTCACCTACCCGCGCCACCCGCAGGCGCTGGCCTCGGCGGCGCTGAGCGTGCAGGCGGCCACGGACAACCGCTTCGTCCTCGGGGTCGGGCCGGGACACAAGGTGGGGATCGAACCCCGGTTCGGCATCAGCTACGACAAGCCGGCGGCTCACGTCCGCGATTACCTGACCCAGCTGCGGCCGATGCTGGACGACACGACCGGGCTCCCCGGCGTGACCAGGCCGAAACTGCTCCTGTCGGCGCTGGGACCGGTCATGCTGGGCATCGCCGACGACCTGGCCGACGGCACGCTCCTGGTCTGGACATCGGCCGAGGGCGTCGCCGAGCTGGTCGCGCCGCGCTTGCACGACAAGGAAATCGCCCTCACGGCGCTGGTCGGCGTCACCGACGACCCGGACGCCGTGCGGGCCCAGCTCGCGGCCCAGTTCCAGGCCGGCAACCTGCCGAACTACCAGCGGCACCTGGCTCGCCAGGGCCTGTCCAGCGTGGCGGAGACGGCGATCCTCGGCGACGAAAAGGCGGTGGCGCAAGAACTTCGACGGTTCGCGGACGTCGGTGTGACCGAACTGGTGGCCAGTGTGGTCGGTGACCGCGAACGAACCCTCGCCACGCTGAGCTGA
- a CDS encoding TetR/AcrR family transcriptional regulator, translating to MRADARRNRELIVRAATQAFMDAGQCVAMEDIARAAGLGVGTLYRHFPDRAALLALISCDVVSRLAARTAEAAATDLSRWDVLLGYVRDAVLEPFAVLKSVPTDDPAVAEPIGRLHAVVLDVIAGAQAEGTVRDDIEPLEVLELLSLVVCRPGARADDALALVVLSGLRRT from the coding sequence GTGCGGGCCGACGCGCGGCGCAACCGCGAGCTGATCGTGCGCGCCGCCACGCAGGCGTTCATGGACGCCGGGCAGTGCGTGGCCATGGAGGACATCGCCCGGGCCGCCGGGCTCGGCGTCGGAACGCTCTACCGGCACTTCCCCGACCGCGCCGCGCTGCTCGCGCTGATCAGTTGCGACGTGGTCAGCCGACTCGCCGCCCGCACCGCCGAGGCCGCTGCCACCGACCTCTCCCGGTGGGACGTCCTGCTCGGTTACGTACGCGACGCCGTCCTGGAACCCTTCGCCGTACTCAAGTCCGTGCCCACCGACGACCCTGCCGTCGCCGAACCGATCGGCCGGCTGCACGCCGTGGTCCTCGACGTCATCGCCGGCGCGCAGGCCGAGGGCACCGTGCGCGACGACATCGAGCCGCTGGAAGTGCTGGAGCTGCTGTCGCTCGTCGTCTGCCGCCCGGGCGCGCGAGCCGACGATGCGCTGGCGCTGGTGGTGTTGTCAGGACTCCGGCGCACCTGA
- a CDS encoding serine/threonine-protein kinase, translated as MSTPETPPPARSRVIAGRYRLEHVLGNGSMGTVWAAYDEFLQRKVAVKEVLLPPGIPPGEADALRERTLREARAIAVLSHPNVVTLHDIARQDGEPFVVMELVPSRSLAEVVRQQGPLSTQQTAAVADAVAAGLEAAHRAGITHRDVKPGNVLVGDSGQIKLTDFGIARNVAENTMTSTGIMLGSPAYIAPEVASGQEVTPAADLWSLGATLYAVVEGVPPYDADDDPLATVTEVVHGDVPRPTTAGPLEPVITGLMVKDPDARMSLAEVRRRLRPLLPEPGTVLFPLPSPDAPPVAPPQQKQRRSLSQQFAPPKTPAPPTDTPLANDPGPLPFMVTSSQPVRAATPRRRRGKVGTAVLALTAAVIVVVSMAGGFVLTRYLGGQALLPSAVAFASTPSTQPTSTTVTKLPTTRVHAKAIVTNNGSVADFALDVPTGWPQFNQNRTATDSLPARAQFFFLRPDGSEELSVQRFQNFPKVAAYIDAVKAVPGVVMQSPTSAQVPGFTEGQQIEYAQNSAKPQSTIAMVLVKGNDLWVVGAKAPVASPASSEARALLLQIVPQFQVTG; from the coding sequence ATGTCCACGCCGGAAACTCCGCCGCCTGCCCGGTCCCGCGTGATCGCGGGCCGCTACCGGCTCGAACACGTGCTGGGCAACGGGTCGATGGGCACGGTGTGGGCGGCCTACGACGAGTTCCTGCAACGCAAGGTCGCGGTCAAAGAGGTGCTGCTCCCACCGGGCATCCCGCCGGGAGAGGCGGACGCGCTGCGTGAGCGGACATTGCGGGAGGCCCGGGCGATTGCCGTGCTGTCCCACCCGAACGTGGTGACGCTGCACGACATCGCCCGGCAGGACGGCGAGCCGTTCGTGGTGATGGAACTGGTGCCCTCCCGAAGCCTGGCGGAGGTGGTCCGCCAGCAGGGTCCGCTGAGCACGCAGCAGACGGCGGCGGTCGCGGACGCCGTGGCGGCGGGCCTGGAGGCGGCGCACCGCGCCGGTATCACGCACCGCGACGTGAAGCCGGGCAACGTGCTGGTCGGGGACAGCGGCCAGATCAAGCTGACGGACTTCGGCATCGCCCGCAACGTCGCCGAGAACACGATGACCAGTACGGGCATCATGCTGGGCTCGCCGGCCTACATCGCGCCGGAAGTGGCCTCGGGCCAGGAGGTGACGCCGGCGGCGGACCTGTGGAGCCTGGGCGCGACGCTGTACGCGGTGGTGGAGGGCGTGCCGCCGTACGACGCGGACGACGACCCGCTGGCCACCGTGACCGAGGTGGTGCACGGTGACGTGCCGAGGCCGACGACGGCGGGCCCGCTGGAGCCGGTGATCACGGGCCTGATGGTGAAGGACCCGGACGCCCGGATGAGCCTGGCGGAGGTGCGCAGACGGCTGCGACCGCTGCTGCCGGAGCCGGGCACGGTGTTGTTCCCACTGCCCAGCCCGGACGCCCCGCCGGTGGCGCCCCCGCAGCAGAAGCAGCGCCGGTCGCTGTCCCAGCAGTTCGCGCCGCCGAAGACGCCGGCGCCGCCCACGGACACGCCGCTGGCCAACGACCCCGGACCGCTGCCGTTCATGGTGACGAGCTCGCAGCCGGTCCGGGCGGCCACGCCGCGTCGGCGGCGGGGCAAGGTCGGAACGGCGGTGTTGGCGCTGACCGCGGCGGTGATCGTGGTGGTGTCGATGGCCGGCGGCTTCGTCCTGACCCGCTACCTCGGCGGACAGGCCCTGCTGCCGTCGGCGGTCGCGTTCGCCAGCACGCCGAGCACGCAGCCGACGTCGACCACGGTCACCAAGCTGCCGACGACCCGCGTGCACGCCAAGGCCATAGTGACCAACAACGGCTCCGTCGCCGACTTCGCCCTGGACGTGCCGACCGGCTGGCCGCAGTTCAACCAGAACCGCACGGCGACCGACTCGCTGCCGGCTCGGGCCCAGTTCTTCTTCCTGCGTCCGGACGGCTCGGAAGAGCTGTCGGTGCAGCGGTTCCAGAACTTCCCCAAGGTCGCCGCCTACATCGACGCGGTGAAGGCGGTGCCGGGCGTGGTCATGCAGTCGCCGACGTCGGCCCAGGTGCCTGGCTTCACCGAGGGGCAGCAGATCGAATACGCGCAGAACAGCGCCAAGCCGCAGTCCACCATCGCGATGGTGCTGGTCAAGGGGAACGACCTGTGGGTGGTCGGTGCCAAGGCGCCGGTCGCGAGCCCCGCGTCCAGCGAGGCCCGGGCCCTGCTCCTGCAGATCGTGCCGCAATTCCAGGTCACCGGCTGA
- a CDS encoding purine-nucleoside phosphorylase, whose amino-acid sequence MTGISEDSISPEALATAAAAALVERTGVEQHDVAVVLGSGWRPAADVIGEAEHEVPMPELPGFRAPTAVGHGGTIRSLKLGDNRVLVMLGRTHLYEGFGIDPVVHNVRTATAAGARTVILTNAAGGLRQGMTVGQPVLISDHLNLTARSPLVGARFVDLTDLYSSRLREVARTIRPDLEDGVYAALPGPHFETPAEIRMLRTMGADLVGMSTALEAIAARAAGAEVFGLSLVTNLAAGITGEPLNHEEVLEAGRLAATDMGTLLRDLVAKA is encoded by the coding sequence GTGACCGGTATCAGCGAAGACTCCATTTCCCCCGAGGCACTGGCCACGGCGGCCGCGGCCGCCCTGGTCGAACGCACCGGCGTCGAGCAGCACGACGTGGCCGTGGTCCTCGGCTCCGGCTGGCGGCCGGCGGCCGACGTGATCGGCGAGGCCGAGCACGAGGTGCCGATGCCGGAGCTGCCCGGATTCCGCGCGCCGACCGCGGTCGGCCACGGCGGCACGATCCGCTCGCTGAAGCTGGGCGACAACCGCGTCCTGGTGATGCTCGGCCGGACGCACCTGTACGAGGGCTTCGGCATCGACCCGGTGGTGCACAACGTGCGCACCGCGACGGCGGCCGGCGCCCGCACGGTGATCCTGACGAACGCGGCCGGCGGCCTGCGCCAGGGCATGACCGTCGGCCAGCCGGTGCTGATCAGCGACCACCTCAACCTGACGGCTCGGTCGCCGCTGGTCGGGGCCCGGTTCGTGGACCTGACCGACCTGTACTCGTCGCGGCTGCGTGAAGTGGCTCGCACGATCCGCCCCGACCTCGAGGACGGCGTGTACGCGGCGCTGCCGGGCCCGCACTTCGAGACGCCGGCCGAGATCCGGATGCTGCGCACCATGGGCGCGGACCTGGTCGGCATGTCGACCGCGCTGGAGGCGATCGCCGCGCGCGCGGCCGGTGCGGAGGTGTTCGGACTGTCGCTGGTGACGAACCTGGCCGCCGGCATCACGGGCGAGCCGCTGAACCACGAGGAGGTCCTGGAGGCCGGCCGGCTGGCCGCGACCGACATGGGCACCCTGCTGCGTGACCTGGTGGCGAAAGCGTGA
- a CDS encoding phospho-sugar mutase gives MSLAPSARDAAYRWIADDPDLDARVELQGVLAKAMAGDPGAIDDLADRMSGPLTFGTAGLRGPVRAGANGMNEAVVVRTTAGLADWLQRNGHGGGVVVVGRDARHGSEQFHRAVAGVLAAAGFDVRVLDRPLPTPVTAFLVRQLNAVAGVQITASHNPPADNGYKLYIEHGAQIVPPTDRQIEAAIAQVPPAVSVPRTETWTSVTEAEVGQYVTRAASLPTGGVRTLRVAVTPMHGVGAATLAEVLTAAGFTDVHFVTQQQDPDADFPTVSFPNPEEPGATDLLLALAAKVDADLAIALDPDADRCALGVRDRDGSWRMLRGDETGVLLGEHVLSTMDATGALVATTIVSSSLLSKVAAAHGARYDETLTGFKWLVRAGDGAGTGLVYAYEEALGHCVDPDYVRDKDGISAAVLACDLAAGLKAEGRSVLDVLDDLAVTHGLHLTDQVSLRVTDLSRIGRLMAELRTDPPTALAGVSVTAEDLRPRADVLALRGEGVRVLIRPSGTEPKLKAYLEIVEPVSDRDGLAAARQRAVARLAALRGEVAALFD, from the coding sequence GTGAGTCTCGCGCCGTCGGCCCGCGACGCCGCGTACCGGTGGATCGCCGACGACCCCGACCTGGACGCCCGGGTCGAGTTGCAGGGCGTCCTGGCCAAGGCGATGGCCGGTGATCCGGGTGCGATCGACGACTTGGCCGACCGCATGTCCGGGCCGCTGACGTTCGGCACGGCCGGGCTGCGTGGGCCGGTGCGCGCCGGTGCGAACGGCATGAACGAGGCCGTGGTCGTGCGGACGACCGCGGGTCTGGCCGACTGGTTGCAGCGCAATGGCCACGGTGGCGGCGTTGTGGTCGTGGGCCGGGACGCACGGCACGGCTCGGAGCAGTTCCACCGTGCCGTCGCCGGGGTGCTCGCGGCCGCCGGGTTCGACGTGCGGGTGCTGGACCGGCCGCTGCCAACGCCGGTGACGGCGTTCCTGGTGCGGCAGCTGAACGCGGTCGCCGGTGTGCAGATCACGGCCTCGCACAACCCGCCGGCCGACAACGGCTACAAGCTGTACATCGAGCACGGCGCGCAGATCGTGCCGCCGACCGACCGACAGATCGAGGCCGCGATCGCGCAGGTGCCGCCGGCGGTGTCGGTGCCGCGGACCGAGACCTGGACCAGCGTGACGGAGGCCGAGGTCGGCCAGTACGTGACACGCGCGGCGAGCCTGCCGACCGGCGGGGTGCGGACGTTGCGTGTCGCCGTGACGCCGATGCACGGCGTCGGTGCCGCGACGCTGGCCGAGGTGCTGACCGCCGCCGGGTTCACCGACGTGCACTTCGTCACGCAGCAGCAGGATCCGGACGCCGACTTCCCGACGGTGTCGTTCCCGAACCCGGAGGAACCGGGCGCGACCGACCTGCTGCTGGCGCTGGCCGCCAAGGTCGACGCCGACCTGGCGATCGCGCTGGATCCGGACGCTGACCGGTGCGCGCTGGGTGTCCGCGATCGGGACGGCTCGTGGCGCATGCTGCGGGGCGATGAGACGGGCGTGCTGCTCGGCGAGCACGTCCTGTCCACGATGGACGCCACTGGCGCGCTGGTCGCGACCACGATCGTGTCCTCGTCGCTGCTGTCCAAGGTGGCGGCGGCGCACGGTGCCCGCTACGACGAAACGCTGACCGGTTTCAAGTGGCTCGTGCGAGCCGGCGACGGTGCCGGAACCGGTCTCGTCTACGCGTACGAGGAAGCGCTCGGGCATTGTGTCGACCCGGACTACGTCCGGGACAAGGACGGCATCTCGGCCGCGGTGCTGGCCTGCGACCTGGCCGCGGGGCTGAAGGCCGAGGGTCGTTCGGTGCTGGATGTGCTCGACGACCTGGCCGTCACACACGGCCTGCATCTGACCGACCAGGTCTCGCTGCGGGTGACCGACCTGAGCCGGATCGGCCGGCTGATGGCCGAGTTGCGCACCGATCCGCCGACGGCGCTGGCGGGCGTTTCGGTGACGGCCGAGGACCTCAGGCCGCGGGCCGACGTGCTGGCCCTGCGCGGCGAGGGTGTCCGGGTGTTGATCCGGCCCTCGGGCACAGAGCCGAAGCTCAAGGCGTACCTGGAGATCGTGGAACCGGTGTCGGATCGGGACGGACTGGCCGCCGCGCGGCAGCGGGCCGTGGCCCGGCTGGCCGCGCTGCGCGGCGAGGTGGCGGCGTTGTTCGACTGA
- a CDS encoding flavodoxin family protein translates to MPRLLIVHHTPSPNLQAMFESTVAGATTPEIEGVEVVRKPALAATAVDVLEADGLILGTPAALGYMSGALKVFFDLVYYPCLDATQGRPFGLYVHGNSDMSGAVRAIDGITKGLGWARVTEHVLVTATPSKDDLQACWELGATVAAGLMA, encoded by the coding sequence GTGCCCCGACTGCTGATCGTCCACCACACTCCGTCGCCGAACCTGCAGGCGATGTTCGAGTCGACTGTGGCCGGAGCCACAACACCGGAGATCGAGGGCGTGGAGGTCGTCCGCAAACCGGCGTTGGCCGCCACCGCCGTCGACGTGCTCGAGGCGGACGGGCTGATCCTGGGCACGCCCGCCGCTTTGGGTTATATGTCCGGCGCGTTGAAGGTCTTCTTCGACCTCGTCTACTACCCGTGCCTCGACGCAACCCAGGGTCGTCCGTTCGGGCTGTATGTGCACGGCAACAGCGACATGTCCGGCGCCGTGCGCGCCATCGACGGCATCACCAAGGGCCTGGGCTGGGCCCGGGTCACCGAGCACGTGCTGGTCACCGCGACGCCGTCGAAGGACGACCTCCAGGCGTGCTGGGAACTCGGCGCCACCGTCGCCGCCGGCCTCATGGCATGA
- a CDS encoding aldo/keto reductase, whose protein sequence is MESRKLGDLEVSAQGLGCMGMSEFYGPGDDTESIATIHRAIDLGVTLFDTADMYGSGANEELVGRALKDRRDQVVLATKFGFVRDPDNPTARGVRGDAAYVHEAVDKSLARLGVDHIDLYYQHRVDPTVPIEETVGAMAELVQAGKIRHIGLSEAGPETIRRAVAVHPISALQTEWSLWSRDIEDEIVPVCRELGVGIVAYSPLGRGFLTGRFTSTDAFGEGDFRAAGQPRFSEENLAKNLAIVEALKAVAAERGVTPGQLALAWVQHQGQDVVPIPGTKRIKYLEENVAAAGLELSDDDLAAIAAAVPADAVAGTRYSAASMNSLGR, encoded by the coding sequence ATGGAATCGCGCAAGCTCGGCGACCTCGAGGTGTCCGCGCAGGGCCTCGGATGCATGGGGATGAGCGAGTTCTACGGACCGGGCGACGACACGGAGTCGATCGCCACCATCCACCGCGCGATCGATCTCGGCGTGACCCTGTTCGACACGGCTGACATGTACGGCAGCGGCGCGAACGAAGAGCTGGTCGGGCGGGCCCTGAAGGACCGCCGCGACCAGGTCGTGCTGGCCACCAAGTTCGGGTTCGTGCGCGACCCGGACAACCCCACCGCGCGGGGCGTGCGCGGCGACGCCGCATACGTGCACGAGGCCGTGGACAAGTCACTGGCCCGGCTCGGTGTGGACCACATCGACCTCTACTACCAGCACCGCGTCGACCCGACCGTGCCGATCGAGGAGACCGTCGGCGCGATGGCGGAGCTGGTGCAGGCGGGCAAGATCCGCCATATCGGCCTGTCCGAGGCCGGCCCGGAGACGATCCGCCGCGCGGTTGCCGTGCACCCGATCTCGGCGTTGCAGACGGAATGGTCGCTGTGGTCGCGGGACATCGAGGACGAGATCGTCCCGGTCTGCCGTGAGCTGGGCGTCGGCATTGTGGCCTACTCGCCGCTCGGCCGAGGCTTCCTCACCGGCCGCTTCACGTCGACCGACGCGTTCGGCGAAGGTGACTTCCGCGCTGCCGGCCAGCCTCGGTTCAGCGAGGAAAACCTGGCCAAGAACCTGGCCATCGTCGAGGCGCTGAAGGCCGTCGCCGCCGAGCGCGGCGTCACGCCCGGTCAGCTGGCGCTGGCCTGGGTGCAGCACCAGGGGCAGGACGTGGTGCCGATCCCGGGCACCAAGCGGATCAAGTACCTGGAGGAGAACGTCGCCGCGGCCGGCCTGGAGCTGTCCGATGACGACCTCGCCGCCATCGCGGCCGCCGTCCCGGCTGACGCGGTCGCCGGCACGCGTTACTCGGCGGCCAGCATGAATTCGCTCGGCCGCTAG
- a CDS encoding aldo/keto reductase, translating into MGMSQSYGQGDETESVATIHRAIDLGVTLFDTADQYGLGANEELVGRALKGRRDQVAIATKFGFVPGDGGGLGIRGDKAYVHEAANRSLARLGVDHIDLYYQHRVDDTVPIEETIGAMAELVQAGKVRYLGMSEAGAETLRRAHAVHPIAALQSEWSLWTRDIEAEVRPTCRELGIGIVPFSPLGRGFLTGNVTSVDKLAADDMRRNLPRFEGENFDRNLAIVQRLTTLAAERGVTAGQLALAWVQHQGDDVVPIPGTKRRKYLEENVAAAELALTAEDLAAIAGTVDAVAGDRYRPEMQKLVGR; encoded by the coding sequence ATGGGTATGAGCCAGTCCTACGGCCAGGGCGACGAGACGGAGTCGGTGGCGACCATCCACCGGGCCATCGACCTGGGCGTGACCCTGTTCGACACGGCCGACCAATACGGCCTCGGTGCGAACGAGGAGCTGGTCGGCCGGGCCCTCAAGGGACGCCGTGACCAGGTGGCGATCGCGACGAAGTTCGGGTTCGTGCCCGGTGACGGCGGTGGGCTCGGGATCCGCGGCGACAAGGCGTACGTGCACGAGGCGGCGAACCGCTCGCTGGCCCGGCTCGGCGTCGACCACATCGACCTCTACTACCAGCACCGGGTGGACGACACCGTGCCGATCGAGGAGACGATCGGCGCGATGGCGGAGCTGGTGCAGGCGGGCAAGGTCCGCTATCTGGGGATGTCGGAGGCCGGCGCGGAGACGCTCCGCCGGGCCCACGCGGTGCACCCGATCGCGGCGCTGCAGAGCGAGTGGTCGCTGTGGACGAGGGACATCGAAGCCGAGGTGCGGCCCACCTGCCGGGAGCTGGGTATCGGCATCGTGCCGTTCTCGCCGCTGGGCCGTGGCTTCCTGACCGGCAACGTGACCTCGGTCGACAAGCTCGCGGCGGACGACATGCGGCGCAACCTGCCCCGTTTCGAGGGGGAGAACTTCGACCGCAACCTCGCGATCGTGCAGCGGCTGACCACGCTCGCCGCGGAGCGCGGCGTCACGGCCGGCCAGCTGGCGCTGGCCTGGGTGCAGCACCAGGGTGACGACGTGGTGCCGATCCCGGGCACGAAACGCCGCAAGTACCTGGAGGAGAACGTCGCGGCGGCCGAGCTGGCCCTCACGGCCGAGGACCTGGCGGCGATCGCCGGCACGGTCGACGCGGTCGCCGGCGACCGGTACCGCCCCGAAATGCAGAAACTCGTAGGACGCTGA
- a CDS encoding helix-turn-helix domain-containing protein, producing MTQGVGSREAARQVGINYRTAKRWQAAAKAAAAAVPAQPVTISSRYLSLDERILIADRVRQPGLSLRAIAAELNDRPRMTLGWDSPAERMTGLLTTTG from the coding sequence ATGACCCAGGGTGTAGGCAGCCGGGAAGCCGCGCGGCAGGTCGGGATCAACTACCGCACCGCCAAGCGGTGGCAGGCCGCGGCGAAAGCCGCCGCCGCTGCGGTGCCGGCGCAGCCGGTGACGATCTCCAGCCGCTACCTCAGTCTGGACGAGCGGATCCTGATCGCTGATCGGGTCCGCCAGCCCGGCCTGTCCCTGCGCGCCATCGCCGCCGAGCTCAACGACCGGCCCCGCATGACGTTGGGGTGGGACAGTCCGGCCGAGCGCATGACAGGCTTGCTCACGACCACCGGCTAG